The Amycolatopsis jiangsuensis nucleotide sequence CACCGCTACAACTCGTTCTACGCCACCGATCTGGAGATCATCCTGCGTGGGCTCGGCGTGGAAACTGTGGTGCTCACCGGAATGACGACCGAGTGCTGTGTACTCGGAACGGCACGCGGGGCCCTGGAACGCGGATTCCGTTCCGTCGTCCTCTCGGACGCCTGCGCCTCGTGTGACTACCCCGATCTGGGCGCCGGTCCGATGTCCGCCACCGAAATGCACCGGGCCGCGTTGCGGGTGATGTCGCTGACTTCGTCGCAGCTGTCCGGCACCGACGAGTTCCTCGCCCGGTTGCCGTGACGCGACGGAGGATCCGATGAGGAGGCAGCAGGTGTCGGCCACAGCTCAGAAGGGCGCCGGTCCGGTTCTCGTGCTGCTCCACGGCGGCGGGCCGGGAGTGGACGCCGCGAGCAACTGGGCTCCGGTGTTTTCCCGGTTCTCCGCCGGGTTTCGCTGCCTCGCCCCGGATCTGCTCGGCTTCGGCACGCAGATCGCCGCCGCGGGCACCGAAGGGCTCCGTGGGCCGCGGGCGTGGGCGCGGGCTCGCGCACAGCAGGTCCTGGAACTGCTCGATCGTCACGAGCTGGAGCGGGTGCACGTGCTGGGCAACTCGGCCGCGGGAGGGGCGGCGGCGTTGGCGCTGCTGGCCGCCGCGCCCGAACGAGTCGAGCGTGCGGTCCTCATGGGCGGCGCGGGTACCGGCCCGCCGCCCCGCGCCGTCCCCTTCTACGACGAGCCGACCCGGGAATCCATGCGAGCCACCCTGGGGCGGCTGGTCGCGGACGAGAGCGCGCACGCCGGGCTCCTCGACGAACTCACGGATCTCCGGCTGGGGCAGGCTTTGCGGCCGGGCGCGGAGACGGCGTTCCGGTCGATGTTCACCGACGGCACAGAGCCGGTCGATCCGGCGACCGTCCGCACGCCGGTCCTGGCCCTGCACGGAGAACGGGACCGGGTCTCGCCGGTCGAGGTTTCCCGTCGGCTGGCCGGCGCGCTGCCCGAGGGCCGCCTCGAGGTGGTGGCGGGAGCCGGGCACTGGATCCACGTCGACCGGCCGGCCGAATTCTGCCGCCTGACAGGGGAGTTCCTGAACGCATGACACCGCGACCCAGCAGCCCCGCGGACCCGGCCGCGGTGGTGATCGCCGGCGCCGGGCCCACCGGACTGACCCTCGCCATCGACCTCGCCCGCCGCGGCGTGCCGTGCCACGTCGTGGAGGCCGCGCGGGAGCCGGCCGGCAATCCGCGCTGCAACACCACTTCCGCCCGGTCGATGGAGATCTACCGGCGGCTCGGGCTGGCCGGCGACATCCGGCGGGCCGGTCTGCCCGCGGACCACCCGACGTCCGTCCAGTACCGGACGACGTTGCGGGGCGAGGAGATCTTCCGCATCGACCTGCCCTCCGCGGGGGAGGTGCTGGCCGGTGCCGGCCGGCAGGAGTGGCCCACCCCGGAGCCACAGCACCGGATTTCGCAGCTGTACCTGGAACCCATCCTCGAGCGGCACGCGAACCGGCTGCCGGGACTGACGGTGGAGCGCGGGACCCGTCTGGTCGAGGTGCGGCAGTTCGAGGACCACGCCGAGGCCGTGGTGGAGACCGCGGGCGTGCGCCGGAGCCTGCGGTGCGCCTACGTCGTCGGGTGCGACGGGCCGCACAGCGTGGTCCGCCGGGGCCTCGGGATCCGCTACGAGGGCGTCGACGCGATCCGGCAGTTCGTCTCGACCTTCGTCCGTTCTCCCGAGCTGGGGCGGCTGGCCGCGCGCGACCGGGCGTGGACGTACTGGACCTACGGCCGCGGTCAGGCTTCGCTGATCGCGATCGACGGCGGCGAACTGTGGCTCAATCACGTGGCTTTCGGCCCGGACCACGACACCGCGGGAGAAGACCCCGAACAGCTGCTGACCGAAGCCGTGGGCGGTCCTGTCGAGCACGAAGTGCTCGGCGTGGTGCGCTGGACCGGGCGCCGGCTGGTGGCGCAGCGGTACCGGGAAGGCCGCGTGTTCCTGGCCGGGGACGCCGCGCACCTGTGGATCCCGGTCGGCGGATTCGGGATGAACGCGGGGATCCAGGACGCGGCGACGCTCGGCTGGATGCTCGCGGCGGTGCACCACGGGTGGGCACCACCGAATCTGCTGGATGCCTACGAACTCGAACGCAAACCGGTGGGGGAGCAGTTCGCCGACGCGGTGAATGCGGCCGCGCACCGGTCGCTCGCGGAGGTTCCGCCGGACATCCATCTGCCGGGCCCGGCAGGAGAACGGGCCCGCACCGAGCTCGCCGAACGGCTCGCCGTCACCGAGCCGCACCGGTACTCGCCCGACGGGTTCAGCTTCGGCTACCACTACGCGGGTTCCCCACTGGTCGTCGGCGGCCAGGAGCAGCCCGAGATCACCCTCGGCGGCCACCGGGACACGCCACAGGTGGGGTTCCGGCTGCCGCATGTCTGGCTGGACGACGGTCAGCCGGTGCTCGACGTGCTCGGGCCGGACTTCACCGTGCTGCGGACCGATCCCGCGGCCGACGTCCTGCCGTGGCTCGGCGCGGCCCGCGCGCTCGGGGTCCCGCTCACCGTCGCCGAGGCACCCGGCCGCTACCCGGCCCCGCTGCTGCTCGTCCGCCCGGATCAGCACATCGCGTGGATGGGCGGCGCGCAGGCCCGTCCCCGCGAGGTGCTGCGGACCGTCACCGGGCGCGTCGCCGTCCACCCCAGGTAACCCGATCACCAGGAGAACGCACATGCCATACGCACTGGGCATCGACGTGGGCGGCACGTTCACCGACGCGGTCGCCTCCGACGGCGCCGGCCGGATCGTGTCGGCCAAGACGCCGACGACCCCGCCGAACCGGGAGGCCGGCGTCCTGCGTGCCATCGAGGAGCTCGCCGCCGAGCTGGGCATCGGGTTCGGCGAACTGCTGTCGCGGACCGACTACATCGCGCACGGCACGACCGCGTCGATCAACGCGCTCGTCCAGGGCCGGGTGGCCGACGTCGGGCTGATCGCGACCAAGGGCCACCGGGACGCGATCTACATCATGAACGCCGAGGGCCGCACCCTCGGCCGGTCGGCGCACGAGGTCCAGGACACCCTGCGCCAGCGCAAACCCGAGCCGCTGATCCCGAAGTACCGGGCATTGGAGGTCACCGAACGGATCGACCACGCCGGTCAGGTGCTGGTGCCGCTCGACGAGGACGAGGTCCGCCGCGTCGCGCGCGAGCTGGTGGACCAGGGGGTCGAGGCGATCGCGGTGAGCCTGCTGTGGTCGTTCAAGAACGGCGCGCACGAACGACGGATCCGGGAGCTGGTCCACGAGATCGCCCCGGACCTGTACGTCACGCTCTCCAGCGAGGTCAGCCCGCGCATCCGCGAGTTCGCACGGACGTCCACGACCATCATGAACGCCCAGGTGGGGCCCCGGCTGCGCACGTACCTGGCGCCGCTGCGCAAGCAGCTCGAGGCAGGCGGTCTCACCGGTCCGCTGCTGGTGATGCAGAGCGAGGGCGGCACGATCACCGCCGACCGCGCCCCGGAACACGCCATCACCACGGTCGGTTCGGTGCTCTCCGGTGGCGTGATCGGCGGGCTGCGCCTGGCCGGGCAGCTCGGGCACCGCAACGTGATCACCACCGACGTCGGCGGCACGACCTTCCTGGCCGGGCTGATCGTCGACGGCGAGCCGATCATGGCGCCGGGATCGGTGGTGAACCAGTACCCGATCAACGCCGCGACCATCCGCGTGCACACCATCGGTTCCGGCGGCGGCGCGCTGGCTTCGGTGGACGCGGGCGGGAACCTGCGGCTCGGCCCGCAGAGCGCCGAGGCCGTGCCCGGTCCCGCCTGCTACGGCAACGGCGGGACCCGGCCCACGAACACCGACGCCAACCTGGTGCTCGGAATCCTGAGCGAACGCGGGCTGCTCGGCGGCCGCAAACGCTTGCGGATGGATCTGGCGAGGGAAGCGATCCGCGAACACGTGGCCGAGCCGCTCGGGCTCACCGTCGAGGAGGCGGCGATCGCCATCCACGAGGTGCAGAACGCGCAGGCCGCGGATCTGCTGCGGCGGGCCGTCGTACAGGCCGGTTACGACCCCCGCGATTTCGTCGCCTACGCCTTCGGCGGCGCCGGGCCCGCGCACTGCGCCGGGTACTGCCAGGACCTCGGGGTCCGCGAGGTCGTCGTGCCGCTCGGCCCGGTCGCCTCCGCCTTCTCGGCCTACGGGCTCGCCGCCTCGGACGTCGTGGTGAGCGCCGAACTGTCCGATCCGTCCTCCTTCCCGGTCGGGCCGGCCGTGTTCGAAGCCCACTACGGCAGGCTGGAAGCCGAACTGCAGCGGGCACTCGACCGGCAGCAGGTGAAGTTCCACGACGTGACCGTGCAGCGGGAACTCGACCTGCGGTATTCGATGCAGGTCACCGAACTCGCCACCGCCGTTCCGGACACGAAGTTCACCGAGCGCACCGGCGAGGAGATCCTCGACCGCTTCGAGGAACAGTACGAGCGCATCAACGGCAGTGGCGCCGGCTACCGCGAGGCAGGCGTGCAGGCGATCACCTACCGCGTGCGGGCGAAAGCGAGCCTCGGCTTCCCCGTCCAGCTCCCGGAAGTCCCGCGAGCCGCGAGTGCGGACCCTGACGAGGCGCTGGTCGGGCAGCGGTCCGTCTGCCTCGATTCGCAGCTCGGCTTCGTACGCACGCCCGTCTACGACTACGCCCGGCTGCGCGCGGGTCACGAGCTGACCGGGCCGGCGATCGTGGAGGTGCCGACCACGGTGGTCGTCGTCCCCGCCGGCGTCACCGGCCGCGTCGACCGGCTCGGCAACCTCGTGCTCGGCTACCAGTGAGGACCGCTTCCATGACTGCCAGGATCCCCGGCGCGGACGAGTTCACCAGCCGCCCGATGCCCCGCGAAGAGCTGCTGCGGCAGATCTCGCCTTCCCTGTCCCTGCACCAGGTCGGCGACGCCGGCGTCGACGCGCTGACCTACGAGGTGATCCGGCACCGGCTCTGGGCGATCACCCAGGAGATGGGGGAAACGCTGCGGCGGATGTCCGGCTCCCACGTGGTCACC carries:
- a CDS encoding alpha/beta fold hydrolase — encoded protein: MSATAQKGAGPVLVLLHGGGPGVDAASNWAPVFSRFSAGFRCLAPDLLGFGTQIAAAGTEGLRGPRAWARARAQQVLELLDRHELERVHVLGNSAAGGAAALALLAAAPERVERAVLMGGAGTGPPPRAVPFYDEPTRESMRATLGRLVADESAHAGLLDELTDLRLGQALRPGAETAFRSMFTDGTEPVDPATVRTPVLALHGERDRVSPVEVSRRLAGALPEGRLEVVAGAGHWIHVDRPAEFCRLTGEFLNA
- a CDS encoding FAD-dependent monooxygenase produces the protein MTPRPSSPADPAAVVIAGAGPTGLTLAIDLARRGVPCHVVEAAREPAGNPRCNTTSARSMEIYRRLGLAGDIRRAGLPADHPTSVQYRTTLRGEEIFRIDLPSAGEVLAGAGRQEWPTPEPQHRISQLYLEPILERHANRLPGLTVERGTRLVEVRQFEDHAEAVVETAGVRRSLRCAYVVGCDGPHSVVRRGLGIRYEGVDAIRQFVSTFVRSPELGRLAARDRAWTYWTYGRGQASLIAIDGGELWLNHVAFGPDHDTAGEDPEQLLTEAVGGPVEHEVLGVVRWTGRRLVAQRYREGRVFLAGDAAHLWIPVGGFGMNAGIQDAATLGWMLAAVHHGWAPPNLLDAYELERKPVGEQFADAVNAAAHRSLAEVPPDIHLPGPAGERARTELAERLAVTEPHRYSPDGFSFGYHYAGSPLVVGGQEQPEITLGGHRDTPQVGFRLPHVWLDDGQPVLDVLGPDFTVLRTDPAADVLPWLGAARALGVPLTVAEAPGRYPAPLLLVRPDQHIAWMGGAQARPREVLRTVTGRVAVHPR
- a CDS encoding hydantoinase/oxoprolinase family protein, with the protein product MPYALGIDVGGTFTDAVASDGAGRIVSAKTPTTPPNREAGVLRAIEELAAELGIGFGELLSRTDYIAHGTTASINALVQGRVADVGLIATKGHRDAIYIMNAEGRTLGRSAHEVQDTLRQRKPEPLIPKYRALEVTERIDHAGQVLVPLDEDEVRRVARELVDQGVEAIAVSLLWSFKNGAHERRIRELVHEIAPDLYVTLSSEVSPRIREFARTSTTIMNAQVGPRLRTYLAPLRKQLEAGGLTGPLLVMQSEGGTITADRAPEHAITTVGSVLSGGVIGGLRLAGQLGHRNVITTDVGGTTFLAGLIVDGEPIMAPGSVVNQYPINAATIRVHTIGSGGGALASVDAGGNLRLGPQSAEAVPGPACYGNGGTRPTNTDANLVLGILSERGLLGGRKRLRMDLAREAIREHVAEPLGLTVEEAAIAIHEVQNAQAADLLRRAVVQAGYDPRDFVAYAFGGAGPAHCAGYCQDLGVREVVVPLGPVASAFSAYGLAASDVVVSAELSDPSSFPVGPAVFEAHYGRLEAELQRALDRQQVKFHDVTVQRELDLRYSMQVTELATAVPDTKFTERTGEEILDRFEEQYERINGSGAGYREAGVQAITYRVRAKASLGFPVQLPEVPRAASADPDEALVGQRSVCLDSQLGFVRTPVYDYARLRAGHELTGPAIVEVPTTVVVVPAGVTGRVDRLGNLVLGYQ